The Rutidosis leptorrhynchoides isolate AG116_Rl617_1_P2 unplaced genomic scaffold, CSIRO_AGI_Rlap_v1 contig183, whole genome shotgun sequence genomic sequence ATGTAAATGTGAATTTTTTAATGGATTATGTTCATTAATttcattataaaaattaatttttctgaattaaaaataaattaatttacttattttgtttatatatttaatacttgaaaaggatatcattattatttcttATTTAACATAATGTGATGTACAATAGTAAAATTATAACCTTTAACATATATTCCTTCCGTCTTGGAATAGTAGTCCTTTTTCAAATTTTTTTATATCGTTAAACAATAATCGTTTTTAGCATTTCAATGCACTGTTTTCTTATTTGTCTCTCAAATAACTCTCTCCTCAATATTAGAGCGTCCTCACTATTAAAACCAATTTTGGATATCAAGTTGTGCCAAATAAGAGACATCTatgtagaaaagaaaaaaaaattgggtTTGAAAAGATTTAGGTTCAACTTCTTCATTGCATAACTCAACTTCTCACATCTCaagttatttattttttaaaaagtaAAAAAACTAAAAAATAATTAATTGGCAAATAGAGTTGTGGTCCTACTTTTTAATACCAAAATATAACTTGGGTTTTGGAAAGGTGAACCTTAGAATGAGAGCTTGAAAGAGAAAAATTTGGGTTTTCATATGCCATGTCAACATCCTAACTTTTTCCTCCATTATAAATTGAGCTCCAATTTAATCCCAAAATTCATTTGGATTCTCCGATGAAGATGGTCTTACTTTTCTCTCGATATAGATACAACTTTCAAGTACTGGTTTGAATGACAAATACTAAAATCATAAAATCATGTCTCcaaaataatgatattgatatacgttaaaatatatataaaaaaacaattATTCAAAGATAGATATAGATGTAtagaatcattttttttttttagtgttaaaAATTTTTGGATCCACATTTCGAAGATAATTGACTATATACAATACAAGtactagtttatcataatcgagtATAATAAAATGATTCTTTCTCTGCCGAAATGATTAATCCATTATAAACAAATCCTTAACACCCAATCCCAACTTATATAGACGAGACTACGTCGCACTAATAAGCCATGTGTTGAAAAATATTAAAGAATATTGTAGCAATCATCACATTTTTTGACATTCATTCTTATCAGTTGTAGAACTTAAGAAATTTCTAATTTTTAAAGCTTAAGTTTAGTACAGTAATAGGTTAAATATCTAATTCCTAGAAAAACCTCAAAAAAAAACTCTACTTCTCGTTGAATTGATGTGGTTGAAAGGACTTCTCGTTGAATTGGGAGTGAAAATTGATCAGCCAATGAAGTTGTTCTGTGACAATGAGGCAGCACTTCACATTGCAGCAAATCCAGTCTATCACGAGCGAACGAAGCATATCGAGATAGATTGTCATTTGATTCGAGAGCAATTGCAAAACAAGTTGATTCTGGTGATACATCTGTCGACAACAGAACAGCCAGCAGATATGTTCACCAAGGTTTTGGGAATAGTACAGAATAATTACTTGAAAGATAAGTTGGGGATGAAAAACGTTTTCGGAAGCATTGAACTGAGGAGGGGTGTTGAGGAAGACAGTTCAAAGCTGCCTCCAACGGTCGAAAGCAAGAAGGAAGAAGAGATACAAAACTCACAATTTTGTGTAATGGGCCAAAATGAAGCCCAAGATGGCAGAGAGTCTGTTAGCTGAGCTCGGCCCGTTACTTCAGTTAGTTAGTTAGTTGGTTTTGGCGGGAAAAGCTGTTAAGCTTTCTAACTATGTAACTGAATCGTGTAATGAACATATATAGTAATTGCTGTGTATTTTCAGTCTGAATTAATGAGAATACATTTCTTCCCTCTTGAAATATGAATTCTAACATATATGAACAAGCTCATCCAAACACATCGACAGGAAATCTGGACTGTTCAATTGCTGTCAATAGCGACGGGGCAATTTCCTTCCCTCTTTCCAGTTTCTCTTCGTCACGGAAAGTGAAGATTTCATATTGGTTCAGAGCTGCATATAAATGATCAGTGAAGTTCTTTCGAGTGTCTTCACCTCTAAAACTAAGGAACACATCGTACAACCATCTTGAAACCATCTATATTTGATGATTCCTGAAATTCAAacgcctaattattattattattattattttgcagAAATCAACAAATTGAAGATAAATAAGTGTCCAATTAATAAACAAAATTACCTGTCTGTGACGAAGATGAGGATTTCTCAGTCGAAGAAGAAatgcagagagagagagagagagagagagaggcatCATCTCCGGTCTCCAGTCTCCACCATGGTTTCCGTTGCCCAAAGCTCATGACTTATGCTGATGACCCTTTTCAATCAAAGAGGCATCATCTGCAATGTTAGTAAGGTTAATATAGGCATCTGTGTGGTGTTGTTTTCACTATATTCCATCCTAAGGAAGGAACCGAGTGATGCGAGTGTGTACTTTGGTCGCCGCCTCGCTTCAGGACGGAGAAGGTCCCATGACCCTTTCTGCATTGACAGATTTGTACCATCCGCAAGATGGATTGTTAAGGCTTGGAatacaaatgaagaagaaatacttgcCATAAATTGTAGTTTCAATTCTTTTGAAGCAAGATCACTTTGTTGGTTTTGTTGTTTCAAATATTTGTGTGCTAATATTAGTTTTCTTTTTTCTACGTAAGCAATCAACCTGGATTTAATTAAGCTATTTGTTGTCATAAGCAATCAACCTGGATCTTTTAACCAATTCCTAGCTAAACTAACCATTGAAACAGGCGGTTTTATGAGCTGAATGAAAATATGTTTTGATCTTTTAACCAATTCATTGTAAAGGCCAATAGTAATTGTTGTAATTCGTGAGAAAGTAAGAAGCGATGTTGATAGTAAACCTGAAGAGAGTACCAAAGCTCTGATCGGTCGGACGTTTGATTGGAAAAGTGATGTTTGCCAGATCTCATTTATCTCAGTTTGCTAGTTTTTCAAGCAAATGAGTAATAAGTAGTAtagtatatttttgtgttttaagaAGTGTAAGAGAGTAGAGAAGATAAGAATAACAGAGAATAAGCAAATAACACTAAGAAGAACAAATGACACAAAAGCTCTTTTTTTATTGGTATTATCAGCTTTCATTACGCGACATTTGAAGTGAATCGGAGGGAGTACATTTTTTATGTTCTAGAAGAAAAAACTAACCATTCTTGCCATGACAGCTGGCATTTCCACAACTTGTACCTACTAGAGCTCCATTGGCCCTCTTTCTAACAGACTATGCAGtaaaattacatttaacaagaaaaCAAAATGGCAAAAAGTAAAAGAGATATTTTCCTATTCTACTGAGCTGTAAAAGAGAAGAAACATCTTCATGATCCTCGGTCTTCAATCCTTAGCAGAGTTACTTTACTAACGGTAACCTGTAGATTACTTTTTCTTTCCAGTGACTTTTAGAATTATCAAGTTTGTGTGGAGCATTTCGTCGAACACTTGCTTGCGAACCAAAACTTGAGCTTCAAGCAATTCTTTCAGCAGCCAAATAGCTTTCTTCATCCTTCTTCATTTAGCTTCGTTAGGTTCGTTTGACAAGATGGGTGATTATACAGCAATTGTGAATTTCATGATTCGAACCAAAGGTTTGTTTGATCAATAAATGATCCTTTCCGTCAATTTCATGGTTTGAACCGATGGTTCGATTGATCACTATGTGATCTCCGTCAAATACTTGTTTCAAGCCTATGGCTCGATCGAACCACAAAGTGATTCTCATGATCTGAACCAATGGTTCGATCAATTCCAGATGAATTTCCGTCAATACTTTTGGTTTTGTAAACACCACGCCCCATTAGTTTCTCCTGGTTTACAACAAGGTCCTCCACTTCCTGGCTATGTTTATTTGCATCCCCATAAGTCTCCCAATTTGAATCCCTCAACTTAATTCTGTTTGCACCGTTGTCCCCAACTTCTTCTCAACTTAATATACCCTGATGATCCAAAGTCAGCTGATGAATGCATAGAGAAATTAGAACGGGTCGGTCTGTTATGATTACTACTCCCTCCGTCCACAAATAATTACACAATTTCCTTTCGTAGATGTCCATAATTAAATATCACATCTGTCATCATAGTCAAAAGTTTATTGCTCATAGATGAGTAACTCTTCGTTATAGTTTTGAAATATCGTGTTGCGTGCGCACCACTCTAGTTTTCTGGAAGGGCTTACTTGCACAGCACGAAAACGGTACACAGGTACAGAGTCATATATCATCAATGATTTTCTGATTGTCCAACACTGGCTCACAAGATAACTCAAAATATGATAAAATTCTAGGTACATCAAAGGAGCTAATTTGCTTTTATGTCACAAAAAGTCTTGATCGATGTTGTGGAAACACTCGACCTGATAGACCCATCTCGGTCTACGCTCAATGAACCCAGCACCTCCTCAGGCCCATCTAAGACCGTCAAAGAAGTTAACAGTGACCTTTACGATCTCAACTGGCACGACGAATGTATGGGTGTCTCCTCCGTCCAGTCCAACTCCTCCTCGGCCGAAAAGGAAACCGGTTTCTCCATTGTGTCTAAGATCCGAAAAGGAAGCAATGAGTTGAAAAATAGGAAGAAGAAACGAGAAATCAACTGGGTTAAACAGACTGAGCCCATAAATTGGGCGTTCGTGCCGAAAAGGAAGCGAACAGGGATGTTGACTCGAATCCTGCCAAAGTTTTGTGAGTTGTTGCAGGTTATGGTCTACTAGAAATAGATAGATACAGCATTCTACTACTATATTAGATAAATTGGGCGTTTGTTTTGGTTTCAGCTTTGGTGTGAAGGATTTAGGATTATATCTTTGAATGAATCAGTTGGAATTATGGCCTGCTTTCAAACTAACTGCTCTGATATACAAAATGGCAAGGTTTTGGTTTTGCACATATAAGGGTATTTTTTGTAATCATATGCATAATCAGTAGCTAAAACGACGAATCCAAACGTACGACTAGATAATATATAATTATTCCTCTCTTAATCATGTTTCATCTGAACGTAAAAAGTCCTTTATGTATCCATATAAGCTATACACTGCATTGGATTTGGAATATGGCATTTAGCTATTTAACAATATAAGATGTTGGTATAAATTATAATTACCTAAACTATATCAAACAGCACAACTGGGTGCTTTTATTAACTAAACTCACATTCAAACCCTTTATTTAATTGATTCGTCTTTTTCCAACTGTTTAGAAAATGTCCACTGGTCTAACATAACCATCCAAGCTTGACGGTGAGTTGGCGCTGATGAGATGAAGATCGATTAAGATGAACAATCGTATAGTACAAGGACTATTCTTCTTATTATCTTTAAGATCTCAAAAGCGATACGACGCCACTTGGTAAATTGGCAATCTCAATTCGCAAGTTTTTATCGTAGTCATGAGCGGGAAATTGTTTTATATAAACACTGTCTTATATTTAGATTTGTTATTCTCTAATTGCATTCATAACACTGTCATGGTATTTGACTTTGAACTAAATCGATAAAAACTAGCAGTGTTATGAATGCAATTAGAGAATACCAAGAATTCGTGGCAATAAGAACAAAACCCAGAAATTAGACCACAAATAGTACAGAATAGATTGATTATCTTGTCATATATGGCAAAATTGCCACCATTGAACTTGCTCATTTTACAAATTGTAAAGAAGTAAATTTACAGATTGTAAATATATACCATTAGACGCCACATGAAAGCAACGTAAAATATCAACGTTACATGAAACCAATGACCCAGCTGCGTTCTATTACAGATTGTAAAGCACTAAATTTTCACCCTGAAAATTGAAAGGCTCGAAACTCTGTGCGTGATAGAAAATACATTACCTTTAAAAAAAACTTTTCCATTTGGTGAGCAATCATTCATCATCAAAGAAGTATTGATCCTAGTCATTTTCCTGTGCTCATCACTCTTACTAAACCTGAGTTGTATGATATGGGGTCGATTGAGTTATGTCCGAATCCTTTGAGGCATTTTATCGAACACCTTTAATGCAATGAATCAAACGGACCTTTAGCTATTATTCCAAGTCAAACAAGAATGAAAAGTTAAATTGTTACCCATCTTACAAGAACAATAATTAACTCCAAGTTAATTGTATTTCACCAATTCTGCAGAATTACTAATCACGAACAGTAATTGTAATGGAAGATGGTAGCTCTGTTATAGCAGTGTTACCTGCATCAATCCTTAGCAAGCTTTTCAAACTCTCCAAATCCTCTGGAAAATTATCAAGCTTAGAGCAATCAGATACATCGCATTATTTGCACAAATGAAAAGTCCAACTTTCTAAGCTTCTTTAGAAGCCACACCGAAGGATGGATACAGTCTCCAGCCAAGTACTACAATCGTTCCATGTCATCCACATCGTCAATCACAACAAGTACTTTCCGACTACGTAATCTGCCTCCGATCATGTTGACTCTGCTATGCTGATCGTATATACGAAGTGATTGTTCCTTGAGCACCTCTGAAAGAAGCTGCTCTTGTACTGAAACTAGTTCTCCTTTCTTTGCTTTTTCACGGACATTGGCAAGGAAGCTATTGTCTTCAAACTGATTTTCCATAACCTCAGAAGCAAGTCGGGCTAAAGTTGTCTTGCCGATTCCGCCCATTCCGTGTATCCCTATGAAGCGGACATCATTTGAATCTAAGCACATTTTCTCTTGGAGTCCCTTCCAATGGTCATGGATCCCAATCAGGCCATCAAAACGTGTTGAACATGTGTGTCTTATTGTTATTTTCTTTTGTATTGATCCTAGTCATTTTCAACCAAATCTTTTCAAATCCTCCAAATACTCTGGCAAACTTTCAAGCTTAGAACAACTAGATACATCGAGAAAGTCAAGTGATTCCCACCCACCTTCTAAATCCTCTGGAAAACTTTCAAGCTCAATACAATGACATACACTGAGTAACTCAAGTGATTTCAAACCACTTATGCCTCTTGGAAGAGCTTTAAGGTTTTTGCAGCATGCCAAGTTCAACCAATATAGTCTTTGTAGGTTTACAATGGTGGATGGTAGTTCTGATATCGCAATGTAACTTGCATCAAGCTCTTGCATGCTTTTCAAGCTCCCCAAATCCTCTGGCAGATTATCAAGCTTAGCGCAACCACGCACACTGAGTTCCTGAAGAGATTTCAAACCACTTATGCTACTTGGAAGACTTCTAAGACTGCAGTGGTTAAAGACCAACTTTGTAAGATTATTCAATAGCCACATCGAAGGATGGATACTCGACAACCGTTTACAGCGTGAAAAATGCAAGATTTGGAGATTTAGGAGCATGGGTTAGGCATGGAGTCTCAGTGAGATGTTTGCACTCCAAAATCTTAATTGATTTTAACTCTGGCAGATGCTGTTGGAAACAATAAAGAAAATGCAATTAGTCACTTTTACCACCAGTACTGTTGTACAATATGCATCTAAGTAGGTAGGCttaataatattttaattaaaaagaaaatataagTCTTACTTTGGTTCCCTCCCAGAGCTTTTCAATGGAGCTGAGTGTTATTTTAAGTCGAACAAGTTTATATGGTTCAAAGCTTGATGGTAAGACGAAGGACTTTAAAGAAGAATAACTACCCCCAAGAATACCCCATTCAAGTGACTGTAAACTTCTAGGAAGGTAAGTGAGACCATGAGAAGTCACATCACACGCGTTTAGACGGAGCAGTCTTAATCCTTTCATATTCATGAAAACGTCAGGTTCGACATGAATAGAGTTTTGTCCCTATAACCAGAAATAGATTTACAAGAAAAGAATATAAAAAGACCAAAATTTCAGCTTATTATAACTCATACGAAGTAATTAAGTACCTCGCGCATTATGCCTTCAATGGCTTCGGTACCCTGAAAAAGATCAACAAAGATTTTCAAGTTCATGGGAAGTAGTTGGTTGAAGGGAATATATATATAGTGTGTTGCTTcataatatatacatgtaatgtGAGACCACTTACAGTATTTTCAGTTAAGACATGACGGATATCATCTTCTTTCCATAACCTGCTACGTCTTCCTAGCTCATTAGGAGATTCTCGCTCGACAATTTTTCTCCCCATGTCTTGCAATCTGTCGTGCATCCGCAATCTTTTGTCATGATCAACATTCAAAAGTGACCTCTCAATAAGAACACGTATACCAATTTCTGGGTCAAAGTTAAAACTTTTCGATTGTTGAAGAAAAAAATGAAATGACAAATCATTAATATATATGATGAGAATTAAATTCCAATGAACATTTTACGGTCCAGAGATTTTATTCTCCTTTTATTAATTAATGTTTCCCTTAATAGTATAACTTAGTTTttggtaattaattaattaaatcatCATATGAATAAATAAACTTCATGTCCACTACATGGACATTGTCAGATATTAGGGCCGGCGCCAATTCAATATATGATCGATCGATCGTAATCTGCACAGATATTCTATTATTCGGTGTGGAGTCTTCAAGATATGGACTTTATTAGTAATAGTAAACTTGTAATTTTAAGTCCTATCATATAATTAAAGAATATGTTAAATATAATTTTTCATAAAGTTTATGTTAAACATATCTTTTCAAAAAAAAGTTTCATTAATTAAACGAATATTtatctaaattaataattaattttacattCTAAATGTGTTTTGATCTTTAAACCAATTCTAAGCTAATCCAGCCATTGTGAAGGCCAATAGGAACTGTCCTAATTTGTTTATTGGAGCCACTTGTTAAGCTTCAATCCGTTCTGTGTTAGAAATTTTGTTCTTGTCATCAGGAGATAGCTCGTATAAAAAAATTGGCCAGGTCTCTGCTCATTCAAAGATTATCTTCTTTTTCCTATTCCTGTTTTTGCTTGCGTTTTCCATAATCTAatgtaaattaatcatatattctaTAAAATTTCGCGGCGCGGCCGGAGAAAAAGAATAGGAGGATCTTAGGAAAAAAAAATCTAACATTAATAGGCTGTATATGGTCCACCAAAAAGTAGTCAATGAGGTAACGGTAATGAAGGATTTACTTGATGAATCTGAACAAGAATGGAATGAAACAGTGTGGTGGAAATGGTCCTAGGATATATTCAGGAGTTGCTATTAAAGAAATGGCTTTTTCTGTTGAAAAGGATGAAACTGGACATCGAGGAGAGTTAAAGGACCTCGGTATACCTGGAGGAAAGCTTAAGGTCTCAGAAGGAACTAATGCAGATCCGTTTGAAGCTGCTTCCAGTTTGCGTCCGTACAGAAAGCCGGCGATGCAATTAACTTTACTACAGCCGGAATCGGAATCAGCGGACCGTTGGAGAGTGTCGAATCTACTCAAGATGAAGTCTTCTACAACGATATATCGTCCAATTGAACTACATTTTCCTTGAGAAGAAACGCCCAATTCACCTAGGGTTTCGTCTACAGTACCATTTGGTATATCTCAAATTAGGTATTTTCTATCTTTTGGTGTTTTTAATGGATTCGAGTCGATTGATTAAGTCAATTTTACTATTATGTTGTAATGAATAAAATGATTGCTGTTTTCTCTGGAAATGATGAAGATGAACTGTAATTTGGGGTTTTTTTCGATTCTTTCAATTAAGGAAGTTCACATTGTGTCTTAAAAAGGTGTTTTGAAGGTCTATTGATGATTTGAGGCTGAAAGGATGGGAATGATTCATTGCAGAAGCTTAATTTCAGTTAAATGAAACAAGTCATATAGCTAGTTTTAATTCCTGTCAAAGAAAAGTGTTTCTCGACATCCATTCAAAGCACTTATCGTGATGGGATCAAATAAGCTTTGGCACTGCTCAACAAAATACGACCTCAAGTCTTTTATATTCGGTGAGCAAGCTTTgaaaaaagttgcatacattctgGAGAGATGCAAATTTCTGCTCTTTTAACTTCAGCAGGAATTAATATAGGCATCTGTGTGTTGTTTTCACTATTATCCATCCTAAGCAAGTAACCGAGTAATGCGAGTGTGTACTTTGGTCGCCGCCTCGCTTCAGGACGGAGTAGATCCCATGACCCTTTCTGCATTGACAGATTTGAACCGTCTCCAAGCTGGATTGTTAAGGCTTGGAATTCACACGAAGAAGAAATACTTGCCATAGGTGGTATGGATGCTGTGGTTTTTCTCAGAATTGTAGTTTTCAGGTGATCTCTCAGTTCAAAATTTCTTTTATAAACTTCTTTTTCCTGCCATTTGGTTTTTGAAGTCTTATCTGTTTTTTCACATACTGTAGCAATTGATCTCATCACCCCTAACAACGGGCTGCTACATCTGACAACGAGTAAGCTGCTATTTTGGTTTCTTTACAATCAAGTAAGTGATTTCACAAGGATGTAATCAGTTTTTTATGTTAGCTCTATATTATGGCTGTGAGCCATTGACAATTATTTACTTTGCGGAACATTGATTACTGGATGGAGTTGTATTTTAACGGTAGTTCTTTCGTGGAATCCGTTCTCTACACCAGGTACGGTGCCTCATAACATTTTGAATATAATTGAATATATACTAGTTTACTGTGAGTATATTAAAATGATTCTATCTCTGGCGAAATGATTCCTTCATAAACAAAATCTTACACCTAATTCGAACTTGTTTAGGCAAGAAGACGAAGCACTAGTTAAGCTATTTGTTGTCATAAGCAATCAACCTGGATCTTTTAATCAATTCCTAGCTAGACTAACCATTGAAAAAGGAAGTTTTATGAGTTGAATGAAAATTTGTTTTGATCTTTTAACCAATTCTTAGCTAAACCAATCATTGTAAAGGCCATAATCCGTTCTGTGTTAGTAATCAGGACATAGCTCGTATCAAAGGCTCTCTGGGCAGCAGATTGATTCCGAATGAGAGAATTGGCTGTTCTTTTTTCCTTTTACTGTTCTTGGCTTCATGCTAATAAATTTGCATTTTCCGGCATTTAACATCTCTGTTTTGTACATTACTCATACATTCTATGAACTGAATTTGGCAGAATGGCCAGATATTAACATCTCTGTTTTGTACATTACTCATATATAATTAGTTCACCCATTTTTCATTATTTTATGAATTAGTCAATGAGGTAACACCATTATGTAATGAAAATCAAGACGTACACCATTAACCGACAAGAAGGTGATTATTAACAAGGATAATGACACAAAGAGGATTTACTGTGTGCCGTGTAAAGGAAGCAAACTCTGGGTGAATCTTTCCCAAACAGTTTTGCCCATCCAGCATTGCAATCGTTTTGTTGCCAATCACCGCTCCATAATAATTTTTGACATATATTCCATCAGGGTTTGTCAAAATCATCAAATTATATATTCTATCAGGGTTTGGGGGCTTTGAAAAGCTTCCCACGACAGATTTGCATTCCTTAATTCAGTTCAAATGAATCGATTGAGAGGATTATTATTTTCATGAAAAATCACAAGGATCGTTTAGAGCCTGCCTTGTCACTTGGCTCTTGGTTTTCTGAATTCGGGAGTGAG encodes the following:
- the LOC139881697 gene encoding disease resistance protein RPV1-like; the encoded protein is MCLDSNDVRFIGIHGMGGIGKTTLARLASEVMENQFEDNSFLANVREKAKKGELVSVQEQLLSEVLKEQSLRIYDQHSRVNMIGGRLRSRKLDNFPEDLESLKSLLRIDAGNTAITELPSSITITVRD